One genomic region from Podarcis raffonei isolate rPodRaf1 chromosome 16, rPodRaf1.pri, whole genome shotgun sequence encodes:
- the LOC128403874 gene encoding uncharacterized protein LOC128403874, giving the protein MSVGGGGNMCYASCPASTVTIQPPPFVLNIPGPALYCPDQNFGIEQYNPCAGYGGGYGGSGGMGGRAIGSGSGMGIGGGMGGGGGYGGLGGAGGYGGGSMGGRGLGGLGAGGSLGGGGGYGGIGGGYGGGSMGGRGGGVLGGGSLGGLGGGSMGGSGGTGGSGGRRGSIGGGTGGGRRGSIGGGSGGGRRGSIGGGSGGGRRGSIGGGSVGGRRGSIGGGSTGGGLGGSGGSVGGGTGGIGGSLGGGGGGRRISGGRRYSGSGGYSSGGYGGSGGYSSGGYGGSGGYSSGGYGGSGGYGSGGYGGSGGYGSGGYGGSGGYGSGGYGGSGGYGSGGYGSGGYGGSGGYSSGGYGGSGGYGSGGYGGSCGYGMGGYGSGGYGSGGYGGRSYGTRRIIYSGGRRSGYGGGGYSSRSYGGSYGGSLALLPSTACYTCY; this is encoded by the coding sequence ATGTCTGTCGGAGGCGGTGGGAACATGTGCTATGCCAGCTGTCCTGCATCCACAGTGACAATACAGCCACCACCCTTTGTCCTAAATATCCCAGGACCAGCGCTCTACTGCCCTGACCAAAACTTTGGCATTGAGCAATACAACCCATGCGCAGGCTATGGCGGTGGATATGGAGGCAGCGGAGGAATGGGGGGCCGTGCTATTGGTAGCGGAAGCGGCATGGGCATAGGTGGTGGTATGGGTGGAGGAGGAGGTTATGGAGGCCTTGGTGGTGCAGGTGGTTATGGGGGTGGAAGTATGGGAGGCCGTGGGCTTGGTGGTTTAGGTGCAGGTGGCAGTCTGGGCGGTGGAGGAGGTTATGGGGGCATTGGTGGTGGTTATGGGGGTGGAAGTATGGGGGGCCGTGGTGGGGGTGTTTTAGGTGGGGGTAGCTTGGGTGGTTTAGGTGGGGGTAGCATGGGTGGTAGTGGTGGCACTGGTGGATCTGGTGGACGTCGAGGCAGCATAGGTGGTGGCACCGGGGGTGGACGTAGAGGCAGCATAGGTGGTGGCAGCGGGGGAGGACGTAGAGGCAGCATAGGTGGTGGCAGCGGGGGCGGACGTAGAGGCAGCATAGGTGGTGGCAGTGTGGGTGGACGTAGAGGCAGCATAGGTGGTGGCAGCACGGGTGGCGGTCTTGGTGGATCTGGAGGTAGTGTTGGTGGTGGCACTGGTGGAATTGGAGGCAGTctgggtggtggaggaggaggacgcCGAATCAGCGGGGGACGCCGATACAGTGGCAGTGGTGGCTACAGCAGTGGTGGATATGGTGGAAGTGGTGGCTACAGCAGTGGCGGATATGGTGGAAGTGGCGGATACAGCAGTGGCGGATATGGTGGAAGTGGTGGATACGGAAGTGGCGGATATGGTGGCAGTGGGGGATATGGCAGTGGGGGATATGGTGGAAGTGGTGGATACGGAAGTGGTGGATATGGTGGCAGTGGGGGATATGGCAGTGGGGGATATGGCAGTGGGGGATATGGTGGAAGTGGTGGATACAGCAGTGGCGGATATGGTGGCAGTGGCGGATACGGCAGTGGGGGATATGGTGGAAGTTGCGGATATGGCATGGGCGGATATGGCAGTGGTGGATACGGTAGCGGTGGATATGGTGGCAGAAGCTATGGCACCAGAAGAATTATATACTCTGGAGGCCGCAGAAGCGGATATGGTGGAGGTGGCTACAGCAGCAGGTCTTATGGCGGCTCCTATGGTGGAAGCTTGGCGCTGCTGCCTAGTACCGCATGCTACACCTGCTACTGA